A single genomic interval of Stieleria maiorica harbors:
- the guaA gene encoding glutamine-hydrolyzing GMP synthase, which yields MSVSSAHSTGNSTASSLSEAGASALTDQRIVVLDFGSQYAQLIARRVREQNVYCQILRHDLAAERIAELAPKGIILSGGPSSVYEDGAPRCDPELFKLGIPVLGICYGLQVACEAFGGKVTNTSRREYGHAMCEIVQSGTLFDDLPGEIDVWMSHGDQISAISEQFEPLARTSTCPFAAIRHKELPVYGMQFHPEVTHTPQGGKVLENFVRRICGCEPNWQLSDFADATVRQIRQLVGDRRVICGLSGGVDSSVVAALLYKAIGPQLTCILIDNGLLRKNEQTLVIDEFTNHFKTDLHVVDAEDRFLASLAGIVEPQEKRRRIGHDFIECFKKEAESIENAHFLAQGTLYPDVIESGADPDGPAATIKLHHNVGGLPEELGFELIEPLRDLFKDEVRRLGLELGLPEKLVWRHPFPGPGLAVRCLGEVTRDKLIVLRAADAIVIEEIEAAGLYRETSQTFAVLLPVQSVGVMGDARTYDNAIAVRSVNTDDFMTADWSRLPYELLARISTRIINEVQGVNRVCYDISSKPPATIEWE from the coding sequence ATGAGTGTTTCCAGCGCCCACTCGACGGGCAACTCCACCGCTTCAAGCCTTTCCGAGGCCGGGGCTTCGGCACTGACCGACCAACGGATCGTGGTCCTGGATTTCGGTTCGCAGTACGCCCAGTTGATCGCCCGACGCGTTCGCGAGCAGAACGTGTACTGCCAGATCCTGCGGCACGACCTTGCCGCCGAACGGATCGCCGAACTGGCCCCCAAAGGCATCATCCTGTCCGGCGGCCCGTCCAGCGTGTACGAAGACGGCGCGCCACGCTGTGACCCGGAACTGTTCAAGCTGGGGATTCCGGTGCTGGGCATTTGCTACGGATTGCAGGTTGCCTGTGAAGCGTTCGGCGGCAAGGTCACCAACACCTCGCGCCGCGAGTACGGCCACGCGATGTGTGAAATCGTCCAGTCGGGCACGCTGTTCGATGATCTGCCGGGCGAGATCGATGTCTGGATGAGCCACGGCGATCAGATTTCGGCGATCAGCGAGCAATTCGAACCGCTGGCCCGCACCAGCACCTGTCCGTTTGCGGCGATCCGGCACAAGGAGTTGCCGGTTTACGGGATGCAGTTCCACCCCGAAGTCACGCACACGCCTCAGGGCGGCAAGGTGCTGGAAAACTTCGTGCGGCGGATTTGCGGCTGCGAACCGAATTGGCAGCTGAGCGATTTTGCCGACGCGACGGTCCGCCAGATTCGCCAACTGGTCGGCGACCGACGCGTGATCTGTGGGCTCAGCGGCGGCGTGGACTCCTCCGTCGTCGCGGCGTTGTTGTACAAAGCGATCGGGCCCCAGTTGACGTGCATCTTGATCGACAACGGGCTGCTTCGCAAAAACGAACAAACGCTGGTGATCGACGAATTCACCAACCACTTCAAAACCGACCTGCACGTCGTCGACGCCGAAGACCGCTTCCTGGCTTCCCTGGCCGGGATCGTCGAGCCGCAAGAAAAACGTCGGCGGATCGGCCACGATTTTATCGAGTGCTTCAAAAAGGAAGCCGAATCGATCGAGAACGCGCACTTCTTGGCTCAAGGCACGCTGTACCCCGATGTGATCGAAAGCGGTGCCGATCCCGACGGACCGGCCGCGACGATCAAATTGCATCACAACGTCGGGGGGCTGCCGGAAGAACTGGGCTTTGAACTGATCGAACCGCTGCGTGACCTGTTCAAGGACGAAGTGCGTCGGTTGGGTCTGGAACTGGGGCTGCCGGAAAAACTGGTTTGGCGCCACCCGTTCCCCGGCCCCGGGTTGGCCGTCCGATGCTTGGGCGAAGTCACCCGCGACAAACTGATCGTGCTGCGTGCCGCCGATGCGATCGTGATCGAAGAGATCGAAGCCGCCGGGCTGTACCGCGAGACCAGCCAAACGTTCGCGGTCTTGTTGCCCGTCCAAAGCGTCGGTGTCATGGGCGATGCACGCACCTACGACAACGCGATCGCCGTTCGCAGCGTCAACACCGACGACTTCATGACGGCCGACTGGAGCCGGCTGCCGTACGAATTGCTGGCACGCATCAGCACGCGAATCATCAACGAAGTCCAGGGCGTCAATCGAGTCTGCTATGACATCAGCAGCAAACCGCCCGCAACGATCGAATGGGAATAG
- the surE gene encoding 5'/3'-nucleotidase SurE, with the protein MRILLTNDDGVFAPGLAALEQQLRHLGEVIVIAPATEQSGVSHSITFLTPLVGKSIHRDGRHWAWAVEGSPADCVKLAIAELLRDNPVDLVVSGINNGLNAGINVLYSGTVAAAIEGAFFGTTSVAVSLEYDPDADFQSAAVIAKKIIGGIAKHPSSKGKLFNLNIPTAATQSPAELQIVPMGLAQYGNRYEKRQDPGGRDYYWALWEEPNEPPREQTDITELRKGNVTLTSLQFDMTNHSLTDDMATWGLKL; encoded by the coding sequence ATGCGAATCCTTTTGACCAACGACGACGGTGTGTTCGCGCCCGGACTGGCCGCACTGGAACAACAACTCCGCCATCTCGGGGAGGTGATCGTGATCGCGCCGGCGACCGAACAATCGGGCGTCAGTCACTCGATCACGTTTTTGACCCCTCTGGTCGGCAAGTCGATTCATCGTGACGGACGTCACTGGGCCTGGGCGGTCGAGGGCAGCCCGGCCGATTGTGTCAAATTGGCGATCGCCGAATTGTTGCGCGACAACCCGGTCGATCTGGTCGTCAGCGGCATCAACAACGGCCTGAACGCCGGGATCAACGTGCTGTACAGCGGCACCGTCGCCGCCGCCATCGAAGGCGCGTTTTTCGGAACCACAAGCGTCGCCGTCTCGCTGGAATACGACCCGGACGCCGACTTCCAGTCCGCCGCCGTGATCGCCAAGAAAATTATCGGCGGGATCGCAAAACACCCTTCCTCCAAAGGCAAACTGTTCAACCTGAACATCCCCACCGCCGCCACACAGTCCCCGGCCGAACTGCAGATCGTGCCGATGGGATTGGCCCAATACGGAAATCGTTACGAGAAACGCCAAGACCCCGGTGGACGCGATTACTACTGGGCACTGTGGGAAGAACCCAACGAGCCCCCGCGGGAACAAACCGACATCACCGAACTACGCAAAGGCAACGTGACGCTGACCAGTTTGCAGTTCGACATGACCAACCACTCGCTGACCGACGACATGGCCACTTGGGGGCTAAAGCTGTAG
- a CDS encoding flagellar basal body-associated FliL family protein, with product MTNLPNDPADDQERGAAKNVGMQSAFRSLLLFIIVMMLPVIGLLVFLNVRKKNQEAAENQPDAVQAEQVEPLAPASVPVVGRGQETEGQETEGQDRSDAEE from the coding sequence ATGACCAACCTGCCGAACGACCCCGCCGACGACCAGGAGCGCGGCGCCGCGAAAAACGTGGGGATGCAATCCGCGTTTCGAAGCCTGCTGCTATTCATCATCGTGATGATGCTGCCCGTCATCGGGTTGCTGGTGTTTCTGAATGTGCGCAAGAAAAACCAGGAGGCGGCAGAGAATCAGCCGGATGCGGTGCAAGCCGAACAGGTGGAACCGCTCGCGCCAGCGTCAGTCCCGGTGGTGGGTCGGGGCCAAGAGACAGAGGGCCAAGAGACAGAGGGCCAAGACAGATCGGACGCGGAAGAATGA
- a CDS encoding CRTAC1 family protein: MNAPPTNRPTNRTTIQASLRRQLAVVFAAVATSISLTFSGCSCSRDAADNGNGTTPPLRSESEANLVKITQALAATENMEPDQAEQLWAELRTQFAQDPSVALNRALNAVLAVDMLTAAATDSVKTSEEKSAARALLPDAIEAARKAIDQYQENSGDAVTKLWLDSRIDAHEATLLGATLSKSLRRDLFTRLTQAIDGPMGEDPRAVILGGPLIELLEKMSDPIDGLPDAVLKPAAKSLQRLSDQNEDNLFLALRALRLAIDDQDAAAAELADRTWRLAKAVEPTLAAYTKPIGLSPEDLVDRIRDAVGAGDWAKADQSSVLWSNVLNPLEIVRTDRRRTSPHPLDRLNFDTVRELSSEIATAKPITGDTSGISFAFETITDGAMVLPLDADLDLRIDLATVSSDGQLQLFLRQDDTWESVADLKLDAVPSGLAAADLFMVDSSDSDRIKRSQPADQDDDAEEGTARDEVSPKRHDTLPTLIAYGPQGVQLVQVDMRNETPRAERLTSVEKATGLEELPAIAAVTMGDLEGDGDLDLILAPVDGQIRVMINRGNRTFFEAAIGTSTVDDDDPIADLTIADLDRDIDLDVLAIHESGRVSMLENLLHLQFRFRNLDAVPPLPVAADDPSLSIAVEDVDANVGWDVVATSSKQSSIAFGNSSDIGVWTVDRVETGPGFQSRPALSDFDNDSYLELIGTGQTLKLGPWGINVMDPAAELPEGLIDAKAVDVDSDGRIDLVSLGADGVGVGINQSTGDAHQLSVRFKGIADNAAASGRVNHYAIGSVLELRFGPHYRSRIVRGPATHFGMDGIDSADSIRVIMPNGLTQTIRDPEVDSIIEEEQTLKGSCPYLYSWDGQRFAFVTDCLWAAPLGLQVAAGVVQADRPWEYLKIDGDHVRQNKDGQYELRLTEELWEVAYVDKIALTAVDHPADVAVYSNEKVGPPSVATPTIFAFDENELHPVAAAVDTQARDVTELLTKADEHYVQGFDRRIRQGLCPPHWIDLDFGQAVKQSLADHDDASIHLVLRGWILPTDTSLNIQIDQNPELPSIEFPSVWVPDASAESGWQLVIPFMGFPGGKTKTIVVDVSEHIRHDDPRIRVRTSAQIYWDAASLAIQSAPASSVTQAVELIDAEVAFHGFSERIKADHTRPETYDYSQADAQPKWPPLRGSVSRYGDCTEQLRQWDDSMVVISGGDEIRMRFAPPEQDVPEGWKRDFILHCVGWDKDADLNTLTGQSIGPLPIRDMRGYPPTAQSAEQFEAVEQKNADSLRRRQSFRAFWNRGQRLEKPFLSTVNDSVIAW; the protein is encoded by the coding sequence GTGAACGCCCCCCCAACTAACCGTCCGACCAACCGCACGACGATCCAGGCGAGTTTGCGTCGGCAATTGGCCGTTGTCTTCGCAGCGGTTGCAACGTCGATCTCGCTGACGTTTTCCGGTTGCAGTTGCAGCCGCGACGCTGCCGACAACGGAAACGGTACCACGCCGCCGCTCCGCAGTGAATCGGAGGCGAACCTGGTAAAGATCACCCAGGCGCTCGCGGCGACCGAGAACATGGAACCCGATCAGGCCGAACAGCTGTGGGCGGAACTTCGAACTCAGTTCGCCCAGGACCCCTCGGTGGCACTCAACCGCGCGCTCAATGCCGTGCTGGCGGTCGACATGCTGACCGCCGCCGCGACCGATTCGGTAAAGACCAGCGAGGAAAAATCCGCCGCCCGTGCACTGCTACCCGACGCCATCGAAGCGGCACGAAAGGCGATCGACCAGTACCAGGAAAACTCCGGCGATGCAGTCACCAAACTGTGGCTGGATAGCCGCATCGATGCCCACGAAGCCACGCTGCTGGGCGCAACGCTTAGCAAGTCGCTGCGCCGCGACCTGTTCACGCGGCTGACGCAAGCGATCGACGGACCGATGGGAGAGGATCCGCGCGCCGTCATCTTGGGCGGCCCGCTGATCGAGCTGTTGGAGAAAATGTCTGACCCCATCGATGGGCTGCCCGACGCGGTGTTGAAACCTGCCGCCAAGTCGCTGCAACGACTTTCCGATCAAAACGAAGACAACCTGTTCCTGGCGCTGCGGGCGCTGCGGTTGGCGATCGACGATCAAGACGCCGCGGCGGCCGAACTGGCGGATCGCACGTGGCGCTTGGCCAAAGCGGTCGAGCCGACGTTGGCCGCGTACACCAAACCGATCGGGCTGTCGCCAGAGGATCTGGTGGATCGGATTCGTGATGCGGTCGGCGCCGGAGACTGGGCCAAGGCTGATCAGTCGTCGGTGTTGTGGTCCAACGTCTTGAACCCGCTGGAAATCGTGCGGACCGACCGACGCCGCACGTCACCGCACCCGCTGGACCGATTGAACTTTGACACCGTCCGCGAACTGAGCAGCGAAATCGCGACCGCCAAGCCGATCACCGGCGACACCTCGGGAATCTCGTTCGCCTTCGAAACGATCACTGACGGGGCGATGGTCTTGCCGTTGGATGCCGATCTGGACCTACGGATCGATCTGGCCACCGTCTCCTCCGACGGACAACTGCAACTGTTTCTGCGTCAAGACGACACCTGGGAATCGGTCGCGGACCTCAAGCTGGACGCGGTACCGAGCGGGCTGGCAGCCGCCGATCTATTCATGGTCGACAGCAGCGATTCGGACCGTATCAAACGCAGCCAGCCGGCCGACCAGGACGACGATGCGGAAGAGGGCACGGCACGGGACGAGGTCTCGCCAAAACGGCACGACACTTTGCCAACGCTGATCGCGTACGGACCGCAGGGCGTGCAATTGGTTCAAGTCGACATGCGCAACGAAACCCCGCGCGCCGAGCGTTTGACGTCGGTCGAAAAAGCGACGGGCCTGGAAGAACTGCCGGCGATCGCGGCGGTGACGATGGGAGACCTGGAAGGCGACGGCGATTTGGATCTGATCCTCGCCCCCGTCGATGGCCAAATCCGTGTGATGATCAACCGTGGCAACCGCACGTTCTTTGAGGCTGCGATCGGGACCAGCACGGTGGACGACGATGACCCGATCGCCGACTTGACGATCGCCGACCTGGATCGCGACATCGACCTGGATGTGCTGGCGATTCACGAGTCCGGACGCGTCAGCATGCTGGAGAACCTGCTGCACCTGCAGTTCCGCTTCCGCAACCTGGACGCCGTCCCGCCGCTGCCGGTCGCGGCCGATGATCCGTCGTTGAGCATTGCGGTCGAAGACGTCGACGCCAATGTCGGCTGGGACGTCGTCGCGACGAGCAGCAAACAGTCGTCGATCGCCTTCGGAAACTCGTCCGACATCGGCGTCTGGACGGTTGACCGTGTCGAAACCGGACCGGGGTTCCAGTCGCGGCCCGCGCTGAGCGACTTTGACAACGATTCCTATCTGGAACTGATCGGGACCGGTCAAACACTGAAACTTGGCCCCTGGGGCATCAACGTGATGGACCCGGCAGCCGAACTGCCTGAGGGTCTGATCGACGCGAAAGCGGTCGACGTTGACAGCGATGGACGGATCGACCTCGTTTCGCTGGGTGCCGATGGCGTCGGCGTCGGGATCAATCAGTCCACCGGCGACGCCCATCAACTCTCGGTCCGCTTCAAAGGCATCGCCGACAACGCGGCGGCCAGCGGACGCGTGAACCACTATGCGATCGGATCCGTTCTGGAGTTGCGTTTCGGACCGCATTATCGCAGCCGCATCGTCCGCGGCCCCGCGACGCACTTCGGCATGGACGGGATCGATTCAGCCGACTCGATCCGTGTCATTATGCCCAACGGTTTAACACAAACGATTCGCGACCCCGAAGTCGATTCGATCATCGAAGAAGAACAAACGCTCAAGGGTTCGTGTCCGTATCTGTACAGCTGGGACGGACAGCGGTTTGCATTCGTCACCGATTGTTTGTGGGCCGCACCGCTGGGGCTGCAGGTCGCCGCCGGCGTGGTCCAGGCCGATCGACCCTGGGAGTACCTGAAGATCGACGGCGATCATGTCCGGCAAAACAAAGACGGCCAGTATGAGCTTCGATTGACCGAGGAATTGTGGGAGGTCGCTTATGTCGACAAGATTGCACTGACGGCGGTCGACCATCCCGCCGATGTCGCGGTCTATTCGAACGAAAAGGTCGGGCCGCCGAGTGTCGCGACGCCGACGATTTTTGCCTTCGACGAAAACGAATTGCATCCGGTCGCCGCCGCCGTCGACACCCAGGCCCGCGACGTGACCGAGTTGCTGACGAAGGCCGACGAACACTACGTTCAAGGGTTTGATCGGCGGATCCGCCAGGGATTATGCCCGCCGCACTGGATCGATTTGGATTTCGGTCAAGCCGTCAAGCAATCGCTGGCCGACCACGATGACGCGTCGATTCACCTGGTGCTACGCGGTTGGATCCTGCCGACCGACACGTCGCTGAACATTCAAATCGACCAGAACCCCGAATTGCCATCGATCGAGTTCCCGTCGGTTTGGGTTCCCGATGCGTCGGCCGAGTCCGGCTGGCAACTAGTGATCCCATTCATGGGCTTCCCCGGCGGTAAGACAAAAACCATCGTCGTCGATGTTTCCGAACACATCCGGCACGACGATCCGCGGATTCGCGTGCGGACGAGCGCGCAAATTTATTGGGACGCCGCGTCGCTGGCGATCCAATCCGCTCCGGCATCCAGTGTCACCCAAGCCGTCGAATTGATCGATGCCGAAGTCGCCTTTCATGGTTTTTCCGAACGCATCAAAGCGGATCACACGCGTCCGGAAACCTACGACTACAGCCAAGCCGACGCCCAGCCGAAATGGCCGCCGCTACGGGGTTCGGTCTCACGCTACGGTGACTGCACCGAGCAGTTGCGACAATGGGACGACTCGATGGTGGTGATCAGCGGCGGCGACGAAATTCGCATGCGGTTTGCCCCGCCGGAGCAGGACGTGCCCGAGGGCTGGAAACGCGACTTTATTCTGCACTGTGTCGGCTGGGACAAAGACGCGGACCTGAATACCCTGACCGGCCAATCGATCGGACCGCTGCCGATTCGCGACATGCGAGGCTATCCCCCGACGGCCCAATCGGCCGAACAATTTGAAGCGGTGGAGCAAAAGAACGCGGATTCACTGCGACGACGCCAATCGTTTCGAGCGTTCTGGAATCGCGGACAACGCCTTGAGAAACCGTTCTTGAGTACCGTCAACGACTCGGTGATTGCGTGGTAG
- a CDS encoding fumarylacetoacetate hydrolase family protein, whose product MKVAKFLDASDRIRVGVVRENELFPLVMTDELATLADLIAHATPIVAAQSLQTEPAITIDDSVRWLPPIDDQEVWAAGVTYKRSQTARMEESEAAASCYDRVYNADRPELFFKATPHRVAGQGQPLRIRTDATWNVPEPEITLVLSPQMRIVGLTVGNDMSSRDIEGENPLYLPQAKCYDQCAGLGPWVSLFDSLPAAASIGVDLKIVRDGQTVFDQQTDGGQMARSFENLVGWLAKDNSFPGGAFLMTGTGIVPTSDFTLLPGDIVNITIDGVGTLSNPIIQG is encoded by the coding sequence ATGAAAGTAGCAAAATTCCTTGATGCGTCCGACAGGATCCGCGTCGGAGTGGTCCGCGAAAACGAATTATTTCCGCTGGTGATGACCGATGAATTGGCCACGCTGGCCGATCTGATCGCTCACGCAACGCCGATCGTCGCGGCCCAGTCGCTGCAAACCGAACCGGCAATCACCATCGACGATTCGGTCCGCTGGTTGCCGCCGATCGACGATCAAGAGGTCTGGGCGGCGGGCGTCACCTACAAACGCTCTCAGACGGCGCGGATGGAGGAGTCCGAAGCCGCCGCATCGTGCTACGACCGAGTCTACAACGCCGATCGCCCCGAGTTGTTTTTCAAAGCGACGCCGCATCGCGTCGCCGGCCAGGGACAACCGCTGCGGATTCGAACCGATGCCACCTGGAACGTGCCCGAACCGGAAATCACGCTGGTGCTCAGCCCCCAAATGCGGATCGTCGGTTTGACCGTCGGCAATGACATGAGCTCGCGCGACATCGAAGGCGAAAATCCGCTCTACCTGCCCCAGGCGAAGTGCTACGACCAGTGTGCGGGTTTGGGGCCGTGGGTCAGCTTGTTCGATAGCTTGCCCGCTGCCGCTTCGATCGGAGTGGATCTGAAAATTGTTCGCGACGGCCAGACGGTCTTTGATCAACAGACCGACGGCGGCCAGATGGCACGGAGCTTTGAAAACCTGGTCGGCTGGTTGGCCAAAGACAATTCGTTTCCTGGCGGTGCGTTTCTGATGACCGGCACCGGCATCGTCCCGACCAGTGATTTCACCTTGCTTCCCGGCGACATCGTCAACATCACCATCGACGGCGTCGGTACGCTCAGCAATCCGATCATCCAAGGGTAA
- a CDS encoding aldehyde dehydrogenase (NADP(+)), whose amino-acid sequence MVVKVLIAGSWRDADSVSTFQATNPNTNEKLPAEFPISSWADCDAALEAAAGAAREMRKLPASDIAAFLDLYADKIDAAKDALVEAAHAETGLAKSPRLADGELPRTSGQLRAAAESCRSGDWALATIDTAAGIRSCYEPLGPVCVFGPNNFPFAFGSVSGGDFAAAIAAGNPVIGKANSSHPETTRLFAELALEAAKESGMPSGIVQLIYRTGHADGERLVADPRVGATGYTGSRSAGLKLKAAADAAGKPIYLELSSVNPVVLLPGALAARGDEIVDEFCGSALMGSGQFCTNPGVVLAVAGADTDKFIAAVKERFAGSPAGTLLSPAVAGSLKESIETLCGFGAELLVGGGDVEAGRCALANTLMTATGKQFLADPEGFQTEAFGNASLVVVVEDLQQLSNVIASLEGNLTGCIYSDPAGSDDAAYEQVAFELTPKVGRVLNDKMPTGVAVSAAMNHGGPYPATGHPGFTAVGVPGALMRFAKLTSYDNVRAQRLPALLADKNPTGQTPRRIDGAWTTADVQ is encoded by the coding sequence ATGGTCGTAAAAGTCTTGATCGCCGGATCGTGGCGTGACGCCGATTCGGTTAGCACGTTCCAAGCCACCAACCCGAACACCAACGAAAAACTGCCCGCCGAGTTTCCGATCAGCTCCTGGGCCGACTGCGACGCCGCACTCGAGGCCGCCGCCGGGGCGGCGCGCGAGATGCGAAAGCTTCCCGCGTCGGACATTGCGGCGTTCTTGGACTTGTATGCCGACAAGATCGACGCGGCCAAAGACGCATTGGTCGAAGCGGCCCACGCGGAAACCGGGCTAGCCAAATCGCCGCGGCTTGCCGATGGAGAGTTGCCGCGGACCAGCGGCCAGCTCCGCGCCGCGGCCGAATCCTGCCGCAGCGGTGATTGGGCGCTCGCTACGATCGACACTGCCGCCGGAATCCGTTCTTGCTACGAACCGCTCGGCCCGGTTTGCGTGTTCGGACCCAACAACTTTCCCTTCGCCTTCGGTTCGGTCTCCGGCGGCGACTTTGCCGCCGCGATCGCAGCCGGCAACCCCGTGATCGGCAAAGCCAACAGCTCCCATCCCGAGACGACGCGGTTGTTTGCCGAACTCGCCTTGGAAGCCGCCAAGGAGTCCGGGATGCCCAGCGGGATCGTTCAATTGATCTATCGAACCGGACATGCCGACGGCGAGCGTTTGGTCGCCGATCCACGGGTCGGCGCGACCGGGTACACCGGCAGCCGATCGGCCGGATTGAAACTCAAGGCCGCCGCCGACGCCGCCGGCAAGCCGATCTATCTGGAACTTTCCAGCGTCAACCCGGTCGTGCTGTTGCCGGGAGCGTTGGCCGCGCGAGGGGACGAGATCGTCGACGAGTTCTGCGGCAGTGCCTTGATGGGCAGCGGCCAGTTTTGCACCAACCCCGGTGTCGTCCTGGCGGTCGCCGGCGCTGACACCGATAAATTTATCGCCGCCGTCAAGGAACGTTTTGCCGGTTCCCCCGCCGGGACCCTGCTGTCGCCCGCCGTTGCCGGAAGCTTGAAAGAGAGTATCGAGACGTTGTGTGGTTTCGGTGCCGAGTTGCTGGTCGGCGGCGGTGACGTCGAAGCGGGCCGCTGTGCGTTGGCCAACACCTTGATGACGGCAACGGGCAAACAGTTCCTGGCCGACCCCGAAGGTTTCCAAACCGAAGCGTTCGGTAACGCCTCGCTGGTGGTCGTCGTCGAAGATTTGCAGCAGCTATCAAACGTGATCGCCAGCCTGGAAGGCAACTTGACCGGTTGCATCTACAGCGATCCGGCCGGCAGCGACGATGCGGCGTACGAGCAAGTGGCGTTCGAGTTGACGCCGAAAGTGGGACGGGTGCTCAACGACAAGATGCCGACCGGGGTCGCGGTTTCTGCGGCGATGAACCACGGCGGACCGTACCCGGCGACCGGACACCCCGGTTTCACCGCCGTCGGTGTCCCCGGGGCGCTGATGCGATTTGCAAAGTTGACCAGTTATGACAACGTCCGCGCCCAGCGTTTGCCGGCCTTGTTGGCCGACAAGAACCCGACCGGTCAAACCCCGCGGCGGATCGACGGCGCATGGACGACCGCGGACGTGCAGTAG
- a CDS encoding aldehyde dehydrogenase family protein produces the protein MSTTLSPAPKSAAEVDVKHTECFIDGKWVPAVSGKTFATLNPATEQEIVQVAEGDAADVDAAAKAARRAFESGDWPKMDARDRGRLLYKLADRMEQEIHALAALETLDNGKPLGDSLAADLPLAIDAIRYYAGYADKLHGSTIPIRGNYLCYTRREPIGVAGQIIPWNFPLLMLAWKWGPALAAGCTVVMKPAEQTPLTCLRMAQLAKEVGFPDGVINIVPGFGPTAGAACVKHPLIDKIAFTGEHRTAQIITRDSADTLKRLTFELGGKSPNVVFADADMDAAVEGAYIGLFLNQGQCCCAGSRVFVEQSCHDEFVEKLTALTMKRKVGDPFAEDTQQGPQVDKAQFDKIMSYIDKGKSEGAQCVAGGERVGDTGYFIQPTIFDNVEDQMSIATDEIFGPVMSVLTFEDRDDMIRRANNTFYGLAAAVWTRDIASAHDFAARVRAGTIWVNCYDVFDAAAPFGGFKMSGYGRELGEEGLKPYTECKTVTVKL, from the coding sequence ATGAGCACCACCCTTTCTCCCGCACCGAAATCGGCTGCCGAAGTCGACGTGAAACACACCGAGTGCTTTATTGATGGCAAATGGGTTCCCGCCGTCAGTGGAAAGACCTTCGCCACGTTGAACCCCGCGACGGAACAGGAAATCGTCCAAGTCGCCGAGGGCGACGCGGCGGATGTCGACGCAGCGGCCAAGGCCGCGCGGCGGGCGTTCGAGTCGGGCGATTGGCCAAAGATGGACGCCCGTGACCGAGGCCGTTTGTTGTACAAGCTGGCCGACCGGATGGAGCAAGAGATCCATGCGTTGGCGGCGCTGGAAACACTCGACAACGGCAAACCGCTGGGCGACAGCTTGGCCGCCGATCTGCCGCTGGCCATCGACGCGATCCGCTACTACGCCGGCTATGCCGATAAACTGCACGGCAGCACGATCCCGATTCGCGGCAACTACCTGTGTTACACGCGGCGCGAACCGATCGGCGTGGCCGGTCAGATCATCCCTTGGAATTTTCCGCTGTTGATGTTGGCTTGGAAATGGGGACCCGCCCTGGCCGCCGGATGCACGGTGGTGATGAAGCCGGCCGAACAGACGCCGCTGACATGTTTGCGAATGGCCCAGTTGGCCAAAGAAGTCGGATTCCCGGATGGCGTGATCAACATCGTGCCGGGGTTCGGTCCGACCGCCGGAGCGGCTTGTGTGAAGCACCCGCTGATCGACAAGATCGCGTTCACCGGTGAACACCGCACCGCACAGATCATCACCCGCGATTCCGCCGACACGCTGAAGCGGCTGACCTTTGAACTCGGCGGCAAAAGCCCCAACGTGGTCTTTGCCGATGCCGACATGGACGCCGCCGTCGAAGGCGCCTACATCGGACTGTTCCTCAATCAAGGTCAATGTTGTTGTGCGGGCAGTCGCGTCTTTGTTGAGCAGTCGTGTCACGATGAGTTCGTCGAAAAACTGACCGCGCTGACGATGAAGCGCAAGGTCGGTGATCCGTTTGCCGAGGACACCCAGCAAGGGCCGCAGGTCGACAAGGCGCAGTTCGACAAGATCATGTCGTACATCGACAAAGGGAAAAGCGAAGGAGCCCAGTGTGTCGCCGGCGGCGAGCGGGTCGGTGACACCGGCTACTTCATCCAGCCGACGATCTTTGACAACGTCGAGGATCAGATGTCGATCGCGACCGATGAGATCTTCGGGCCGGTGATGAGCGTGTTAACGTTCGAGGACAGAGACGACATGATCCGCCGCGCGAACAACACCTTCTATGGTCTGGCCGCCGCCGTCTGGACCCGCGACATCGCATCCGCCCACGACTTTGCCGCCCGCGTGCGTGCCGGGACGATCTGGGTCAACTGCTATGACGTGTTCGATGCCGCGGCCCCCTTCGGAGGATTCAAGATGAGCGGTTACGGCCGCGAACTCGGCGAGGAAGGGCTGAAGCCGTACACCGAGTGCAAGACGGTGACGGTGAAGTTGTAG